One segment of Mycobacterium spongiae DNA contains the following:
- the ipdE2 gene encoding acyl-CoA dehydrogenase IpdE2, whose product MTDEREMLRQTVAALVTKHANPAAVRTAIESERGYDEALWQLLCEQVGAAALVIPEELGGAGGQLADAAIVLQELGRALVPSPLLGTTLAELALLAAPEPDTEALEALAEGRAIGALVLDPSYVVNGDTAEIVVAAHDGVLTRWTRFTSEPVATMDPTRRLARVTAEETIAAGTDPGIADAAAILLAAEQIGAAERCLELTVDYAKSRIQFGRPIGSFQALKHRMADLHVTIAAARAVVADACKDPTPTNAATARLAATEALSAAAAEGIQLHGGIAITWEHDMHLYFKRAHGSAHLLSEPRELLRTLESHVLGAGSP is encoded by the coding sequence CGAACGGCGATCGAGTCCGAGCGAGGCTACGATGAGGCGCTCTGGCAGTTGCTGTGTGAGCAAGTCGGTGCCGCCGCATTGGTGATACCCGAAGAACTGGGCGGCGCAGGCGGCCAACTTGCCGACGCCGCAATAGTCCTCCAAGAGCTGGGCCGGGCGCTGGTGCCCTCACCGCTGCTGGGCACGACGTTGGCGGAGCTCGCCTTGCTGGCCGCACCCGAGCCGGACACCGAGGCACTCGAAGCGCTCGCCGAGGGACGCGCGATCGGCGCGCTGGTGCTTGACCCCAGTTACGTGGTCAACGGAGATACCGCCGAGATCGTCGTCGCCGCCCACGACGGTGTGCTGACAAGGTGGACCCGCTTCACCTCCGAGCCCGTGGCCACCATGGACCCCACCCGCCGGCTGGCGCGGGTAACCGCGGAGGAAACCATCGCCGCCGGCACCGACCCCGGCATCGCTGACGCCGCGGCCATCCTGCTGGCGGCCGAGCAGATCGGCGCCGCCGAGCGCTGCCTGGAACTGACTGTCGACTACGCCAAGAGCCGGATCCAATTCGGACGACCGATCGGCAGCTTCCAGGCGCTCAAGCACCGGATGGCCGACCTGCACGTCACGATCGCCGCGGCACGCGCCGTCGTGGCCGACGCGTGTAAGGACCCGACACCGACGAATGCCGCCACGGCACGGCTCGCGGCTACCGAGGCCCTCAGCGCCGCCGCGGCCGAGGGGATTCAGTTGCACGGTGGCATTGCGATCACCTGGGAACACGACATGCACCTGTACTTCAAACGAGCCCATGGCAGTGCGCATCTGCTGAGCGAACCGCGAGAACTGCTGCGAACATTGGAGTCCCACGTGCTAGGTGCCGGATCACCGTGA
- a CDS encoding pyridoxal phosphate-dependent aminotransferase, whose protein sequence is MNDRVALRAGIPPFHVMDVWLAAAERQRSHGDLVNLSAGQPSVGAPEPVRAAAVAALRDNQLGYTVALGIPELRAAIATDYQRQHGLTVEPDAVVVTTGSSGGFLLAFLACFDVGDRVALASPGYPCYRNILSALGCEVVDIQCGPDTRFQPTAQMLAALDPPVQGVVVASPANPTGTVIPPAELTAIASWCEDSGVRLISDEVYHGLVYQGAPQTSCAWQTSRNALVVNSFSKYYAMTGWRLGWLLVPPELRRAVDCLTGNFTICPPVLAQIAAVSAFTPEATAEADNNLDHYAINRSLLLDGLRSIGIARLAPTDGAFYVYADVSDFTNDSLAFCSKLLADTGVAIAPGIDFDTVRGSSFVRLSFAGPTSDIEEAVRRIGSWLLAQ, encoded by the coding sequence GTGAACGATCGGGTGGCGCTGCGCGCCGGCATCCCGCCGTTCCATGTGATGGATGTCTGGCTGGCGGCCGCCGAGCGCCAGCGCAGCCACGGCGATCTGGTCAACCTTTCCGCGGGCCAACCCAGCGTGGGCGCACCCGAGCCGGTCCGCGCCGCCGCCGTCGCCGCGCTGCGCGACAACCAGCTGGGTTACACTGTGGCACTCGGTATCCCAGAACTCCGCGCTGCGATCGCGACCGACTATCAACGCCAGCACGGTCTCACCGTCGAACCGGACGCAGTCGTGGTCACCACCGGTTCGTCGGGTGGCTTTCTGCTGGCATTTCTGGCGTGCTTCGACGTGGGCGACCGTGTAGCACTGGCCAGCCCCGGCTACCCGTGCTATCGGAACATCTTGTCGGCGTTGGGATGCGAAGTGGTCGATATCCAATGCGGCCCGGACACCAGGTTTCAACCCACCGCGCAGATGCTGGCCGCGCTCGATCCCCCGGTGCAAGGCGTCGTCGTCGCCAGCCCGGCCAATCCCACCGGAACCGTCATACCGCCGGCAGAGCTCACGGCGATCGCGTCGTGGTGCGAAGACTCCGGGGTGCGGTTGATCAGCGATGAGGTCTACCACGGGCTCGTCTACCAGGGGGCGCCACAAACCAGCTGCGCCTGGCAGACTTCACGAAATGCCTTGGTGGTCAACAGCTTTTCCAAGTACTACGCGATGACCGGCTGGCGGCTGGGCTGGCTGCTGGTGCCGCCTGAGCTGCGGCGCGCCGTGGACTGCCTGACCGGTAATTTCACCATCTGCCCGCCGGTCCTGGCGCAAATCGCGGCGGTGTCGGCGTTCACGCCCGAGGCCACCGCCGAAGCCGACAACAACCTGGACCACTACGCGATCAACCGATCGCTGCTGCTCGACGGTCTGCGGAGCATCGGCATCGCCCGGCTGGCACCCACCGATGGCGCATTCTACGTCTACGCCGATGTCTCGGACTTCACAAACGATTCGCTGGCCTTCTGCTCGAAGTTGCTGGCCGACACCGGAGTTGCGATTGCACCTGGGATCGACTTCGACACCGTGCGCGGCAGTTCTTTTGTGCGTCTGTCGTTCGCCGGGCCGACGAGCGACATCGAGGAGGCGGTGCGGCGAATCGGATCTTGGCTACTGGCTCAGTAG
- a CDS encoding arylamine N-acetyltransferase family protein: MALDLPAYFDRVNYHGDTEPTFGVLQDLVTAHTRAIPFENLDPFMGVPIDNLSPEALTDKLVHRRRGGYCYEHNGLMGYVLSELGFRVRRLAGRVIWMRPPDAPVPAETHTALAVTFPGAHRSYLVDVGFGGQTPTSPLRLQTGCIQQTRHEPYRLDDRGDGLLLHALVRDEWQALYQFTVQTRPHIDLQVGSWFASTHPSSLFVTGLTVAGFAGEARCNLAGRTLAIHRADGTEKILLGDAAAVVDTLGERFGINVADVGERSALEARIDQLLSQ; this comes from the coding sequence ATGGCACTGGATCTGCCCGCATACTTTGACCGCGTCAACTACCACGGTGATACCGAGCCGACCTTCGGTGTCCTGCAGGACCTGGTGACCGCCCACACCCGTGCCATTCCCTTCGAAAACCTGGATCCGTTCATGGGGGTGCCCATCGACAACCTGAGTCCGGAGGCACTGACCGACAAGCTGGTTCACCGGCGCCGCGGCGGCTACTGCTACGAGCACAACGGGCTCATGGGCTACGTGCTGTCAGAACTCGGATTTCGGGTGCGCCGATTGGCCGGCCGAGTGATCTGGATGCGTCCGCCCGACGCTCCGGTGCCCGCCGAGACGCACACCGCGTTGGCGGTCACCTTCCCCGGCGCCCACAGGTCGTATCTGGTCGACGTGGGCTTCGGGGGCCAGACGCCTACGTCGCCCCTGCGCTTGCAAACTGGCTGCATCCAGCAGACGAGGCACGAACCGTATCGCCTCGACGACCGCGGCGACGGACTGCTGCTGCACGCACTGGTCCGCGACGAGTGGCAGGCGCTCTACCAGTTCACCGTGCAAACTCGGCCGCACATCGATCTGCAGGTGGGCAGCTGGTTCGCCTCAACACACCCCTCCTCTCTTTTTGTGACGGGCCTGACGGTTGCAGGGTTCGCTGGCGAGGCGCGGTGCAACCTGGCTGGCCGCACTCTGGCCATCCATCGCGCCGACGGGACCGAGAAGATCCTTCTGGGCGACGCGGCCGCGGTGGTCGATACTTTGGGTGAGCGATTCGGGATCAACGTGGCCGATGTCGGCGAGCGCAGCGCGCTCGAAGCGCGCATTGACCAGCTACTGAGCCAGTAG
- a CDS encoding PE family protein produces the protein MSFVIAGPQEMLATAADLAGIGSTLAEANAAAAAQTIALPAAAADEVSEAIATLFASHAQAYQAVGAQMSAFHQQFVQALTAGSSSYANAEAASVVQILLDVINAPTQLLLGRPLIGDGADGITGAVGTDGGDGGILFGSGGNGGDSLSPGVPGGNGGDAGLFGNGGAGGSGGDGVDGLVGLGGNGGAGGHGGWLFGHGGVGGVGGSGASSAGDVGGTGGAGGNSWLFGNAGAGGAGGDSDGVFNGDGGAGGNAGLIGHAGAGGSGGTGGDGGFGGAGGRGALIAGDGGAGGRGGDGGIGGDGGFAGLLFGNGGAGGYGDAIGGSGGFAIFGEGGNGGAAGVIGGSGGFALFGVGGDGGAGGAGVLSGDARGGDGGGALFGFGGHGGAGGAGDASGEQGGAGGAGGRSIVIGSGGNGGVGGAGTDGEAGGAGGAGGGGGILLGFGGAGGNGGAAETGTGGAGGAGGAAGALIGFGGNGGNGGDSTSGTGGDGGNGGAAQVIGNGGDGGDGGTGATNGDGGSGGAGGFIGFAGSNGT, from the coding sequence ATGTCGTTTGTGATCGCAGGCCCGCAGGAAATGCTGGCTACGGCCGCCGATTTGGCAGGAATCGGGTCCACTCTTGCCGAGGCCAACGCCGCCGCGGCTGCCCAGACAATCGCCCTGCCGGCGGCCGCTGCCGACGAGGTATCGGAAGCCATCGCCACGCTATTTGCTTCGCACGCGCAGGCTTATCAGGCCGTCGGTGCCCAGATGTCGGCGTTTCACCAACAATTCGTGCAAGCCCTGACTGCCGGTAGCTCGTCGTATGCCAACGCCGAGGCCGCCAGCGTCGTGCAGATCCTGCTCGACGTGATCAACGCGCCCACTCAGCTGCTGCTGGGCCGGCCGCTGATCGGCGATGGCGCAGACGGGATTACCGGCGCAGTGGGGACGGATGGCGGCGATGGTGGGATCCTGTTCGGTAGTGGTGGCAACGGTGGGGACAGCCTGAGCCCCGGCGTGCCTGGCGGAAACGGCGGGGACGCGGGCCTGTTCGGCAACGGCGGGGCCGGCGGCAGTGGCGGGGACGGGGTCGACGGCCTTGTGGGACTCGGCGGAAACGGCGGCGCCGGAGGCCATGGTGGGTGGCTGTTCGGTCACGGCGGGGTTGGCGGCGTTGGCGGTTCGGGTGCTAGCTCTGCGGGCGATGTCGGCGGCACCGGAGGTGCCGGTGGCAACTCGTGGCTGTTCGGTAACGCCGGGGCCGGCGGTGCTGGCGGCGACTCCGATGGCGTCTTCAACGGCGACGGCGGCGCTGGTGGCAATGCGGGTCTGATAGGCCACGCCGGGGCCGGTGGTAGCGGCGGTACCGGTGGAGACGGAGGCTTCGGCGGTGCCGGCGGCCGTGGCGCGTTGATAGCCGGCGATGGCGGCGCTGGCGGCCGCGGTGGCGACGGTGGCATCGGCGGTGACGGCGGCTTTGCCGGGCTGCTCTTCGGCAACGGTGGTGCTGGCGGCTACGGCGACGCTATCGGCGGCAGCGGTGGATTCGCGATATTCGGTGAAGGCGGCAACGGCGGCGCCGCCGGGGTTATCGGCGGCAGCGGCGGGTTCGCGTTGTTCGGCGTTGGCGGCGATGGTGGCGCTGGCGGGGCCGGAGTCTTGTCGGGCGACGCGCGTGGCGGTGACGGTGGCGGTGCGTTGTTCGGCTTCGGCGGCCACGGCGGTGCGGGTGGCGCCGGCGACGCCAGCGGCGAACAGGGCGGCGCGGGTGGCGCCGGCGGCAGGTCCATCGTGATCGGCAGCGGCGGCAACGGCGGGGTTGGCGGGGCGGGAACCGATGGCGAAGCCGGTGGTGCTGGCGGGGCCGGCGGCGGCGGCGGAATCTTGCTCGGCTTCGGCGGTGCGGGGGGCAACGGCGGGGCCGCCGAGACGGGTACGGGTGGTGCGGGCGGGGCCGGTGGCGCCGCCGGAGCACTGATCGGGTTCGGCGGCAACGGCGGCAACGGCGGCGACTCCACCTCTGGCACCGGTGGGGACGGCGGCAACGGCGGCGCCGCCCAGGTCATCGGCAACGGCGGCGATGGCGGCGATGGTGGCACCGGTGCCACCAATGGCGACGGCGGATCCGGCGGAGCCGGCGGGTTCATCGGGTTCGCGGGAAGCAACGGCACCTGA
- the hsaB gene encoding 3-hydroxy-9,10-secoandrosta-1,3,5(10)-triene-9,17-dione monooxygenase reductase subunit, which yields MTAQIDPRVFRQVLGQFCTGITIITTEHEGVPVGFACQSFAALSLDPPLVLFCPTKMSRSWKAIEASGRFCVNVLTEKQKDVSARFGSKEPDKFAGIDWRPSQLGSPIISGSLAYIDCTVASVHDGGDHFVVFGAVQSLSEVPKVKPRPLLFYRGDYTGIEPDKTTPAHWRDDLEAFLTTTTRDTWL from the coding sequence ATGACGGCGCAGATCGATCCGCGGGTCTTCCGGCAGGTGCTGGGTCAGTTCTGCACCGGAATCACCATTATCACCACCGAGCACGAGGGCGTGCCGGTGGGCTTTGCCTGCCAGTCGTTCGCCGCGCTGTCCTTGGACCCACCGCTCGTGCTGTTCTGTCCGACGAAAATGTCGCGGTCTTGGAAGGCCATCGAGGCCAGCGGCCGGTTTTGCGTCAACGTGCTCACGGAAAAGCAAAAGGACGTCTCGGCGCGATTCGGCTCGAAGGAGCCCGACAAGTTCGCGGGGATCGATTGGCGTCCTTCGCAACTCGGTTCGCCGATCATCTCCGGATCGCTAGCGTATATCGACTGTACGGTGGCTTCTGTGCATGACGGCGGAGATCACTTCGTGGTTTTCGGTGCGGTTCAATCGCTGTCGGAGGTTCCCAAGGTCAAGCCGCGGCCGCTGCTGTTCTATCGTGGCGACTACACCGGCATCGAGCCGGATAAGACCACGCCAGCGCACTGGCGCGATGACTTGGAAGCCTTTCTCACGACCACCACCCGCGACACCTGGCTCTGA
- the hsaC gene encoding iron-dependent extradiol dioxygenase HsaC produces the protein MSIRSLGYLRIEATDMGAWREYGLKVLGMVEGKGATEGALYLRMDDFPARLVIVPGEHDRLSEAGWECANAEGLQEIRNRLDVEGTPYKEATAAELADRRVDEMIRFSDPSGNCLAVFHGVALEHRRVVSPYGHKFVTGKQGLGHVVLSTRDDAEALHFYRDVLGFKLRDSMRLPPQMVGRPADGPPAWLRFFGCNPRHHSLAFLPMPTPSGIVHLMVEVEQSDDVGLCLDRALRRKVPMSATLGRHVNDLMLSFYMKTPSGFDVEFGCEGRKVDDQDWIARESTAVSLWGHDFTVGARG, from the coding sequence GTGAGCATTCGGTCGCTGGGATATCTGCGCATCGAGGCCACCGATATGGGTGCCTGGCGTGAGTACGGCCTCAAGGTCCTCGGCATGGTCGAGGGCAAGGGCGCTACCGAGGGTGCGCTGTATCTGCGCATGGACGACTTCCCCGCTCGGCTGGTGATCGTGCCCGGCGAGCACGACCGGCTGTCGGAGGCTGGCTGGGAATGCGCGAATGCCGAAGGTCTGCAAGAGATCCGGAATCGACTTGACGTCGAGGGCACGCCCTACAAGGAGGCCACCGCGGCGGAACTGGCGGACCGCCGGGTCGACGAGATGATCAGGTTCTCCGATCCGTCCGGCAATTGCCTGGCGGTTTTCCACGGCGTCGCGCTTGAACACCGGCGGGTCGTCAGCCCTTACGGCCACAAGTTCGTCACCGGCAAGCAGGGGCTTGGTCACGTGGTGCTGTCCACCCGGGACGACGCCGAAGCGCTGCACTTCTATCGAGACGTGCTCGGTTTCAAGCTGCGTGACTCGATGCGACTTCCGCCGCAGATGGTTGGCCGGCCCGCCGATGGCCCGCCGGCCTGGTTGCGTTTCTTCGGCTGCAACCCCCGCCATCACAGCCTGGCTTTCCTGCCGATGCCGACGCCCAGCGGGATTGTCCACCTGATGGTGGAGGTCGAGCAGTCCGACGACGTGGGTCTGTGCCTCGATCGGGCGTTGCGCCGCAAGGTGCCGATGTCGGCCACCTTGGGTCGTCACGTCAACGACCTGATGTTGTCGTTCTACATGAAGACGCCTAGCGGCTTTGATGTCGAATTCGGCTGTGAGGGCCGGAAAGTCGACGACCAGGACTGGATCGCCCGGGAGAGCACCGCCGTCAGCCTGTGGGGTCACGACTTCACGGTCGGCGCTCGCGGCTAG
- the hsaD gene encoding 4,5:9,10-diseco-3-hydroxy-5,9,17-trioxoandrosta-1(10),2-diene-4-oate hydrolase, which produces MTVSQSETDEITFESTSRFADVDVDGPLKLHYHEAGVGHDQTVVLLHGGGPGASSWTNFARNIAVLARQFHVLAVDQPGYGHSDKRAEHGQFNRYAARALKGLFDNLGLERVPLVGNSLGGGTAVRFALDYPDRAGRLVLMGPGGLSINLFAPDPTEGVKRLGKFSVAPTRENLEAFLRVMVYDQKLITPELVEQRFELASTPESLAATRAMGKSFAAADFELGMMWREVYRLRQPVLLIWGREDRVNPLDGALVALKTMPRAQLHVFGQCGHWAQVEKFDEFNRLTSDFLGGAR; this is translated from the coding sequence ATGACTGTGAGCCAGTCCGAGACCGACGAAATAACCTTCGAATCCACGTCGCGCTTTGCCGACGTGGACGTCGACGGACCTCTGAAGCTGCACTACCACGAAGCGGGCGTCGGCCACGACCAGACGGTGGTGCTGCTTCACGGCGGCGGGCCCGGCGCGTCGAGCTGGACCAACTTCGCGCGCAACATCGCGGTGTTGGCGCGGCAGTTTCACGTTCTTGCCGTCGACCAGCCCGGCTATGGTCACTCCGACAAGCGCGCTGAGCACGGTCAGTTCAACCGCTATGCGGCCAGGGCGCTCAAGGGGCTGTTCGACAACCTGGGGCTGGAGCGGGTTCCGCTGGTGGGCAACTCACTCGGTGGGGGCACCGCGGTGCGGTTCGCGCTGGACTACCCCGACCGAGCGGGGCGGCTCGTGCTGATGGGCCCGGGCGGGCTGAGCATCAACCTGTTCGCACCCGACCCGACCGAAGGTGTCAAGCGGCTGGGGAAGTTCTCCGTGGCGCCCACCCGGGAAAATCTCGAGGCGTTCCTCCGGGTGATGGTCTACGACCAGAAGCTGATCACCCCCGAGTTGGTGGAACAGCGATTTGAGCTGGCCAGTACGCCGGAATCGCTGGCCGCGACGCGGGCGATGGGAAAGTCCTTCGCCGCAGCCGATTTCGAGCTCGGCATGATGTGGCGCGAGGTATACCGGTTGCGTCAACCGGTGCTGCTGATCTGGGGCCGGGAGGACCGGGTCAATCCGCTGGACGGTGCGCTGGTTGCCCTCAAGACCATGCCTCGTGCGCAGCTGCACGTCTTCGGGCAGTGTGGACACTGGGCGCAAGTGGAGAAGTTCGACGAGTTCAACAGGCTGACGAGTGATTTTCTGGGAGGTGCGAGGTGA
- the hsaA gene encoding 3-hydroxy-9,10-secoandrosta-1,3,5(10)-triene-9,17-dione monooxygenase oxygenase subunit — MTTIQQRDAQSVLAAIDDLLPQIRERAQATEDLRRLPDETVKALDEAGFFTLLQPEQWGGLQCDPTQFFEATRRIASACGSTGWVSSIIGVHNWHMAQFDQQAQEEVWGDDPTVRVSSSYAPMGAGVVVDGGYLVNGSWNWSSGCDHADWCFVGGPVIKDGRPVDFGSFLIPRTEYRIDDVWHVVGLRGTGSNTIVVKDVFVPRHRFLSYKAMNDQTAGGLQTNTAPVYKMPWGTMHPTTISAPIVGMAYGAYDAHVEHQGKRVRAAFAGEKSKDDPFAKVRIAEAASDIDAAWRQLMGNVGDEFALLAAGKEIPFELRARARRDQVRATGRSIASVDRLFEASGATALANDAPIQRFWRDAHAGRVHAANDPERAYVIFGNHEFGLPAGDTMV; from the coding sequence GTGACAACCATTCAACAGCGTGATGCGCAGTCGGTGTTGGCTGCCATCGATGATCTGCTTCCGCAGATTCGGGAGCGCGCTCAGGCGACCGAGGATCTGCGCAGGCTGCCGGACGAGACCGTCAAGGCGCTGGACGAAGCCGGCTTTTTCACCCTGTTGCAGCCGGAGCAGTGGGGCGGACTGCAATGTGACCCGACACAGTTCTTCGAGGCCACGCGCCGAATCGCCAGTGCGTGCGGCTCTACCGGTTGGGTGAGCTCGATCATCGGTGTGCACAACTGGCACATGGCGCAGTTCGACCAACAGGCCCAGGAGGAGGTTTGGGGCGACGATCCCACGGTGCGGGTCTCGTCCTCGTACGCGCCCATGGGGGCGGGCGTTGTGGTCGACGGCGGTTACCTGGTCAATGGCTCGTGGAACTGGTCGTCGGGCTGCGATCACGCCGACTGGTGCTTCGTGGGTGGTCCGGTGATCAAGGACGGTCGCCCCGTCGACTTCGGCAGTTTCTTGATCCCACGCACTGAGTACCGCATTGACGACGTGTGGCACGTGGTCGGCCTGCGTGGTACGGGCAGCAACACGATCGTCGTCAAGGACGTCTTCGTGCCGCGGCACCGTTTCCTGTCCTACAAGGCGATGAATGACCAAACTGCCGGTGGGCTGCAGACCAACACCGCGCCGGTCTACAAGATGCCCTGGGGCACCATGCATCCCACGACCATTTCGGCTCCGATCGTGGGCATGGCCTACGGCGCGTACGACGCGCACGTGGAGCATCAGGGCAAGCGGGTTCGCGCGGCGTTCGCCGGGGAGAAGTCGAAGGACGATCCGTTCGCCAAGGTGCGCATCGCCGAAGCGGCCAGTGACATCGACGCGGCGTGGCGCCAGCTGATGGGTAACGTCGGCGATGAGTTCGCACTGTTGGCCGCTGGCAAGGAGATTCCCTTCGAGCTGCGCGCCCGCGCGCGGCGTGACCAGGTGCGCGCCACCGGGCGTTCGATCGCGTCGGTCGACCGGCTGTTCGAGGCGTCGGGGGCCACCGCGCTGGCCAACGACGCTCCGATTCAGCGGTTCTGGCGCGACGCGCACGCTGGGCGGGTGCACGCTGCCAACGACCCCGAGCGCGCGTACGTCATCTTCGGCAACCACGAATTCGGGTTGCCGGCCGGCGACACCATGGTTTAG
- a CDS encoding ferredoxin--NADP reductase: MTEAIPDEPLGDHVLELQIADVVAETDDARSLVFAVPDGPDDPQIPPERLRYAPGQFLTLRVPSDRTGSVARCYSLCSSPFTDEALTVTVKRTADGYASNWLCDNAHPGMRMHVLAPSGNFVPKTLDDDFLLLAAGSGITPIMSICKSALAEGSGQVTLLYANRDDRSVIFGDALRELAAKYSDRLTVVHWLESLQGLPTATALAKLAEPFTDRPAFICGPGPFMQSARDALEALRMPAQRVHVEVFKSLESDPFAAVKIDTAASDDDAPPASAVVELDGETHTVTWPRRAKLLDVLLAAGLDAPFSCREGHCGACAATLRNGNVSMEVNDVLEQQDLDEGLILACQSHPESDSVEVTYDD; encoded by the coding sequence TTGACCGAGGCAATTCCCGACGAGCCACTCGGCGACCACGTCCTTGAGCTGCAGATCGCCGACGTCGTAGCCGAGACCGACGACGCGCGGTCACTGGTGTTCGCCGTGCCAGATGGACCAGACGACCCACAGATCCCGCCCGAGCGCCTGCGCTACGCGCCCGGTCAGTTCCTGACGCTGCGTGTGCCCAGCGACCGCACCGGCTCGGTGGCACGCTGCTACTCGTTGTGCAGCTCCCCATTCACCGACGAAGCACTCACCGTCACGGTCAAACGGACCGCCGACGGGTACGCCTCCAACTGGCTCTGCGACAACGCCCACCCAGGCATGCGCATGCACGTGTTGGCCCCGTCCGGCAATTTCGTGCCCAAGACCCTCGACGACGACTTCCTGCTACTGGCGGCAGGAAGCGGGATCACCCCGATCATGTCGATTTGCAAGTCAGCGCTCGCCGAGGGCAGTGGTCAGGTGACGCTGCTCTATGCCAACCGCGACGACCGCTCGGTCATCTTCGGCGACGCGCTGCGTGAGTTGGCCGCCAAATACTCGGATCGGCTCACGGTGGTGCACTGGCTGGAGTCGCTTCAAGGACTGCCCACCGCTACCGCGCTGGCGAAGCTGGCCGAGCCGTTCACCGACCGGCCAGCGTTCATCTGCGGGCCGGGTCCGTTCATGCAGTCGGCCAGGGATGCCCTGGAAGCACTCCGTATGCCGGCTCAGCGGGTACATGTCGAAGTGTTCAAGTCGCTGGAATCGGATCCATTCGCGGCGGTGAAAATCGACACCGCAGCCAGCGACGACGATGCACCGCCAGCTTCGGCGGTGGTGGAGCTCGACGGTGAAACCCACACCGTGACGTGGCCGCGCCGCGCCAAGCTGCTGGACGTGCTGCTGGCTGCCGGACTCGACGCGCCGTTTTCCTGCCGGGAAGGCCACTGCGGCGCATGCGCCGCCACGCTGCGCAACGGCAACGTGAGCATGGAAGTCAACGACGTGCTCGAGCAGCAGGACCTCGACGAGGGACTAATTTTGGCCTGTCAATCTCATCCGGAATCTGATTCGGTAGAGGTGACCTACGACGACTAG
- a CDS encoding cytochrome P450, with protein MNVASASGSSGPSGSVDLASPDTFLHGAPHEALTALRRTDPVHWQPMDGEPGFWAVLRHADVVRVARHAEIFSASEGGIVIEDPPPQTLARVRTMLAAMDPPRHSAHRGPLSEHFRPRAIARREERVRDICRAIMAEARERADVEFVHEVAAPLPTRVFGEFFGLPRQDWSYLQKLAERITSSQDPDFGGSGYGDDDAGAEMAAYAIEFAAARRQHDPVEDLTSAILRADFGGHPMSDFDFGGFFVQLVTAGNDTTKGMLSSGLLTLLRHPDQMAELRADPSLIARAVEEIVRYENPLHYFRRTALVDTVLADTRISAGDKVAMYYTSANRDETVFDNPQSFNIHRHPNPHLSFGMGAHFCLGAHLARLEGRLFFEELLATFARVELIGEPVRIRSNLNNSLKGLPVRLMTEIRQIRGV; from the coding sequence ATGAACGTGGCCAGCGCATCCGGTTCATCCGGCCCATCCGGTTCCGTCGACCTGGCCAGCCCGGACACCTTCCTCCACGGTGCTCCGCACGAGGCGCTCACGGCGCTGCGGCGCACCGATCCGGTGCACTGGCAGCCCATGGATGGCGAGCCTGGCTTCTGGGCGGTGTTGCGGCACGCCGACGTGGTACGGGTCGCCCGCCACGCCGAGATCTTCTCGGCCAGTGAGGGCGGCATTGTCATCGAGGACCCGCCGCCACAGACCCTGGCCAGGGTCCGCACCATGCTCGCGGCAATGGATCCACCCAGGCACAGCGCGCACCGGGGCCCGCTCTCGGAGCACTTTCGGCCCCGTGCGATCGCGCGACGCGAGGAGCGGGTTCGGGATATCTGTCGCGCCATCATGGCCGAGGCCAGAGAACGCGCAGACGTCGAGTTCGTTCATGAGGTCGCCGCACCGCTGCCGACACGGGTGTTCGGCGAGTTCTTCGGTCTGCCGCGGCAAGATTGGAGCTATCTGCAAAAACTGGCCGAGCGCATCACGTCGAGCCAGGATCCAGACTTCGGTGGGTCAGGTTACGGTGACGACGATGCCGGGGCCGAGATGGCCGCGTACGCCATCGAGTTCGCTGCCGCCCGTCGCCAGCACGATCCCGTCGAAGACTTGACCAGTGCGATCCTGCGCGCCGACTTCGGCGGGCACCCGATGAGTGACTTCGACTTCGGCGGCTTCTTTGTGCAGCTGGTCACCGCTGGCAACGACACGACGAAAGGGATGCTCTCGTCGGGGCTGCTGACGCTGTTGCGGCATCCCGACCAGATGGCCGAACTGCGCGCCGACCCGTCGCTCATCGCCCGCGCTGTCGAAGAGATCGTTCGCTATGAAAACCCGCTGCACTACTTTCGGCGCACCGCACTCGTCGACACCGTGCTCGCGGATACCCGGATCAGCGCTGGCGACAAGGTCGCGATGTACTACACATCTGCCAACCGGGATGAGACCGTCTTCGATAATCCGCAGTCCTTCAACATCCACCGTCACCCCAATCCGCACCTTTCCTTCGGGATGGGAGCCCACTTCTGCCTCGGCGCGCACCTGGCCAGACTCGAGGGCCGTCTGTTCTTCGAGGAACTGCTTGCTACGTTTGCGCGGGTCGAGCTGATCGGCGAGCCCGTCCGGATTCGGTCGAACCTGAACAATTCACTCAAGGGCCTGCCGGTCCGGCTGATGACCGAGATTCGCCAGATCCGCGGCGTCTAG